The genomic window TTATGATACACAGTTCATGCTCAAGTTGTTCCTGTTCGTAAAAAGGatactgttctaataactgaagcagtttgaactttgggaattctttttgaaagtttgggaaacacttttcgttcagaagttcaacaaactgaatttgggatCAAGTCTTTAAATCTTCTtcccatctgaacaatttgcaaatccattaTCTCGTAAGTTAATGCCCTGAGaggtgtcttttgactgtcactggacgataagttgccattcaaacgcAAGTTGCATTTAatacattcatcaacgaatgtttccgttcttaattgtcaaaagtttctcaaaacagttcttatttcgtcgtggcaagcaatTATACTGACTGACTTTGACTGAAGAACGTTAAAGAGATGAtcgacataaacaaagcaccctcggtagaagcaaagcaagtagacaaacgtaggatcatccattcgTCATTTCATTCCCACAgaacagctcaaagattctgggtcccattgagagtctgtatcatcaattatataattaaaaGCACCATATAACTCTGAGAAATGACGATGTTGTTGAAAGTGCCCTGGAACCAAAGTTTCAGGGAGTGTTGCTCGCgtatggcagtttaaatcctttctcagttagcaatacagttcgttttgatgatttgctgaaaaacgaatggaatgtagtactatcacttacaaacatgcgtacttgtcatatgattttgtaggaatgtaacagtaccaaattcaagtggtgtgcgtaacaatgaataaacagcgcatggAGACAGAaatgcttcaccaattgttgtactcctctttctctgcccgccattactgaagcgccgTCATTTgcttgactaaccacttttccttccacattccattctttcaacactgcatgaataatgtttgacaaaccttcggcagttttatctccagaaacatcgtaaaatccaacgaatctttcctcaattttgtctgcaatatagTACCTGAATGTTATAATCATCTGACTCTTGCGTGACATGTCTAATGTTACAaacagcctgaatcgaaatgaaattacagttcTGAATTTCAAATTTTATTCTCTCATTAACTGCcaaagttatcatttctattacatcattcttgtacatctggagaagttcctttaaaggttgaagatgatgacagatggtctcggattaactgctctccttgagctagtaaatccaacaattccagatagttaccgtAGTTGCtagaggattcgtcttctcgatggccgcaaaaggttagttcttgtttacaaacaaatacaattgcctgaataagacgagccaatactctcctgttggatgcaacttgttgactttatttcattgtcgtcagacgagcggcttcagaaagggcgtgctcaattctacttttgcccaataactgaaatgattgtttgttctgcaggtgacgttttgatatatgatgcttttgtgctttcctgtcaaagttctttattgtagacATGCCCTCCttgcaccattccttttcaccGCCTAACAAAAGACATGTATAACAATATAATCTTTTATTAACTGCGTTCACAGTCAACCAAGTATAATACTTTTTGtgccaggctgtctgaaaagtgagtttttgtttggcttcacttaaaacttcacTGAGTGTAGGAATAGGTCGcttgtccttcaattcgcacttttttcgTTCGTTAATGttgaaaaaggcgtttttaataaaaattctgtaaggtgttcagttgctggctgactcgtgttggcgacacaacgaaaatatgcgctaaaatcacacaagaatgactatgaacacaaaccgcgtgGCTGTTCAGTCcctgttaaaagccagcatagaagcggcagagactagtctcgataccatCTAGCAAGTGCAGCGGCCCAGCCCTCGTGGAAGAGGGAAAGTGAAGGGAGCCGAGAATGGCACTAAAGCGCGCAGacgcacacagccaggtaagggaagggaggcagagactgggaGCAGTCAAGTCTCAAGCAGGCAGATTCACCAATACTCAGGCCGCGgcgcgggctacaaaactgatgtcttcgcacatttagagctctttatatatatatatatatatatatatatatatatatatatcagtggcgtagtgtgaggggagactttgagacttagtctcccctgtattcctgcttaaaaaagatgcaatagtaattcataacaaaaaggttgaagatgatgacagatggtctcggattaactgctctccttgagctagtaaatccaacaattccagatagttaccgtAGTTGCTAGAGAATTCGTCTTCTCGATTGCCGCAAAAGGCTACttcttgtttatatatatatatatatatatatatatatatatatatatatatattcacccaACCAAGTGATGTATGCCAAGGATGAGTCTCAAGACTGGCTAAAGGGATGGCCACAAATTAAAGAAGACAATCTCAATAAAGAGGACATCTCGAAGAAAGTTTACTTAAATCTACTACATCAAGCTCAATTACGAAAGGCAAAATGCGATAAAAATGTACAGCTGGAGAAGAAATATTATTGAGAAACGATCTACAGGCCTCGATAAAAATACGTTAAATACAAAGTTACAGTATTTATATACTGGACTATGGAAAAGAACACAAATTCCCCATGAAGGAAGTTATGTATTTGCTGACTGTGATTCTGATGAGAGAAAAGGTTTATTCCATCACATAGagataaagaaaaataatcaaaGAGAAGATTAAAATGAACAAGTTCACAGAAAAGATAATTTCTGGAAAGAGAAAGAAGCAGTTACTAGATTGAACAACAAGAGAAAGCAAGATTAACTGACTCCAGGTTGCTTAGTTAAGTTTAAAAGAATGGTACCCTAGATGCATAAGTTTTTTATGTTTATGAATTGCTGAAGAAATTTTATATGTATTAAtagtagaaagtatatttaatgtaCATGTAATGGGCACGATCAGAGCTAAAGGAAATGTGAGAAAGGAATGAAAAGGAAGCTGATGTAATTGTCTAATCGACATTATAATTAGGAAAACACAATAAGAAGAAAACCATGTGTTAAAGACAATGGAAGCATGATACAAAACATACGAAAATAGTTACTTGAGTTTCATGATAAACCGATAACCATTATAGtaatggaattgaatacaaatcgcATGAAGATGAAAAAACTATTGTCTGATATAAACTGAGGGCAGTTATGTGATGGAACAAACTTCAATATTGCAAACCTATGTATACAACGAAAAAAATGCACCAAAACAAGCACAGGTGATCAATACTGACAGTATTTATGATGAAGACGCAAATCTGCACAATAAGGGAAAAATGCATAAGCAGATCTGTAGCACGGTTTCTATAACAATAAACCAGAACCTGACATGTGACGAATGAAACCTTATATATCGGTATATCACGATACACGCATCGACAAGGGTATTGCCAAGCTCTAGTAAGCAACTTCAAGCTGCAAAACAGACAAAAAATGCTGTAATACAAATTTCAAGGAAATGATCTTTATTAAACAAATTATGAAAGACATTcgaaaataactagacgaattgAGTGGTCCAGATTTACGAATTCACTTCGTTTTTCTGTTGACAAAACAATATCAGGCGGAGACACAACATCTACTCCAGGGATAATCGCAAGACACATGGTAGAGAAGCAGAGATGATATTACCAGCTGATATGTCATCCACTCTGACTCTGTACGCTGCTCACTTGAAAAGCACGAAAGAAGAAGATGACCAAGCTGATTGTGGCTGCATATACAGTTGGGTGGAGGTCGTAGTTATATCCATTTTCTATCGGAACTGGCTGCAATCCCTGCTTTGTGCAGCCAGTTGAAAGGGCTTTGCACCAAATAgtgaagtgttgtgtgtgtgttgtgtagtgAGTATGAAGTGCATCCAGACAAAAAGAGATTCGAACAATTTCGTTGACTTTTGGAGATTAATTTAAATGGGCAAATTCTGTTAGGCTCCCATTTACAATTACTCATGTAAAATTTGATGTAAAGTGTATGTTACAACTTGCGGTCTGAATCTTGGGATGGCTGGACTAAGGTATAACAGCTCAGTACACAGCCCTAGCAGGCTCCAGTGAATCCTGAAACGTCTTCGATCTTATCGCAACGTTACAGATTGAGGGCAGTGTAGCCATACGAGGGGTACCAAATTTGTCATAAAAGTCCGTAAATTACTCAGCTGATAGTATTTTTCAGTACAAGCAAGTATCAATTCGTGACGTCATTGTCCAGACATGAGTTGACagtaatctgaatccgttttagccgactaatagtttctttcacaggataaaattttattgattatgaaatacacgTTCTTGATGTTTATTTAGAATaggaaatgtttaattagtaattTTATGCCgtaatttatctgtttaatataaaggtgcTTTGATATTTGTATGGATGTAAAAATTGTGAATTAATGTGCGGCTTTTATACTTAGACGAGTTATCACTTAGACTGCTAAAAGTGCGCGTGTACCGTTTTCTGACCTGTGCGgtgaatttcattttgtgattttgagCCAAATAGAGACGAATCCTGTTTCATTTAGACTTTAcgtgagatagacacatcacgttattacaaaaAGTAGTTTAGCCCATCAGGGAAAATTTAAACCTGCGCGCTTGATTTAAAACACGTTGCACACTGGCACATGATTTATCTTTCCATTGAATCGTGATAATAATTGCAAATGTGCTTGGACTGTAATGCAAATCGATTCATTCAATAGAACGATTTGCAATGTAATGTCCCATTAGACATACAAATTGTTACACGTAATTTGCTGATCGAATGAGACTATAAGAGTGTTCTTTTCCAGAATGCCAATAAACCagcggtttcaaaagttaaattaccaactgttgtgtaacttcattgacATTGCTTTTCACTGACGAACTCTGTTCTTATTGATAAATGAACATTAATTGCAAGTAGGTTTTGAATACTCACCAACACTGCCATGCAGCAGTTCACATCACAACCAGTAATAAATGCCAATATAACTGAATGGGCATTACTGCATTAAAACAGAGCAATCAGCTTCCAATTCTAGGATAAACTGTACCACGTGGAATTATTAAAATCTTGTGGAAGTGTAATaaggtatatctgaacacttcaaTCATACATTATTATTTCACATTAACTGGGCAGATTATTAGTCGGAAATGAATTCACCCACAATAGACTTTTTCACACCACTACTAAACTTGTATTGTGACTCTCCACAGGAGATTTCAAGAAGCTGGGgtcaagaaacaagaaaagaagagacaTTGGTATAATAGTATCATCCAGTTTTATCAATACAAGTAAATGTTAATAAAAGTGACAAACTGTCATTTCCTTTGTGTGTCAATTGTGTagaagaggaaataaataaatgagcTCAATGAGGATGAAAGAAGTTCTATTGGAaattggactatttatgaagtaaatgaagttacaGGAAAAGGATACAAGTTTTTAGATGTTATGAGGTCTGGTATTTTAGAAGTAAAAGCAATATTTACATTTCAAGcgaaaaaaataaattgaaagcTATCTGGGGTGTTATTAGAGAATAAACAGTCACAGAATCGTTTTTATCTAAGAATATCTCTCCGGAAATTGGAAAAATACAGCCTTTCAGATCCCAAAGAGGTAGCTGATAAGTTTAATGTGTATTTTACTAATACAGCAAATCAGTTAATCCAAAATCATTATGTAGATGTGCTTACCAAATTAATTGAATGCTAGTCTTAGATACATGTTCCTTCAAGCACTCACGAGACAGAGATGAAACAAATAATAAGGTTGCTCAAAAACAAATATTCATGTGTTCTAGATTGTGTCAGATTATGTATTTAAAAAGTCTTCTGATTATTTAATAAAACCACTGACATATTTATAAAACACATCGTTATCAATGGAACTTTTCCCAGCAGCTTAAAAACAGCTGCTCTTCAGAAAAGGTACGCTGAAAATGTAAATAACTGTCATGCAAGATCCCAGCTGTGTGTTTCctgcaaaatatttgaaacaatttaCCACAACAGGCTTCAAAGATACATTACAAAAGAATCATTACAGTCACCAAATCAGCACAGATTCAGCAAATTCAAGCCTACATTAATGGATATATATGAGTATTTAGAAGTTCTTTGTAAAGCACTGTATGACAGATAACGTGCTACTGGTATTTTTCTAGATCTCTCAATAGCATTTGACATAACTGACCATGAATTTCGTATACACAGATTAGTTCAAAAAGTTGTCAGAAGGATCTAGAATCATTGCATAAGATATTACCTAGAAGATAGCCAACAAATATCTAGTGCTTCTGAAGCATGGTAAAATTAAAGGAAATGTCCTTACAACAACACCACATTTATCCTAGGACCTCTACTATTCCTCTTGTAATTGATGattttaatgactttattaaaGTGAAGAAACAAATCTTATTTGTTCACAACATCAAATTTTAATAACAGCTGCTGAGAAAATTTCTATGAAAGTAGCAATAGATACTTCGGTGTCCATAGTTACtaggtgatttttttaaaaaaagaaaaatcacaataacacaaaaggaaaaaacTGTCTTTATGAGTTTCCACACGGCTCCACTGGTACAAGAATTTGATAGAATactgtattttgacaacaaatcacTGAAATCAGTTGCTGAACCAAAAATTCCAGGGATAGATAATTTTAAATCGAAATTGTCAAGGGAAAGTACATGAAAAAAAGCTTTCGAAGGCTTGTTATGGTCTCTGCATGTTACGCCACAATGCAAGCAAGTCAACAGTGAATCTTGCATAATATGGatactttcatttattaattcaGTATGGGCTAATTTTTTTTGGGGAATTCAGCCACCAGCTGTCTGAAACCTAAAGAAACTGGAAACATGAAGACCACATTTCAGAAAGTAGGAAACAATGAGCCTGCCAAGCCCTTATGTATATGAACGTACTCTGTTTGCGAATGAGTATCTTTTAACGAGAACTGAACATCTACGACAAAATACGCATAATCCACAGTCACAGCACAAGAAACATAAGCAATATCCACATGTTTCAGTAAAGAATAGTATTGTATCACTGAAGTGTTTCACTGATAAGAGttaaatagattagattagattagactagcaattgttccatagatcacgaatacgtcacttcgtaatgatgtggaacgtgtcaggttaatgaaaggtgtcaatacaagaattacattacacaaaatattacatgacacttaacttTTGGGGGGGGGTtgcggaaattacccacttactatatccaaaaattcatctaatgagtagaaggagttgccattaagaaattcttttaatttccttttaaattctgtatggccatctgtcagacttttgatgctattaggtaagtgaccgaagacttttgtggcagcataatttacccccttctgagccaaattaGATTCATCCGTGAGTAGTGAAGacaatcctttctcctagtgttgtagccatgtacacaactactacttttgaattcgttcggattattaataacaaatttcataattgaacatatatatatatatatatatatatatatatatatatatatatatatatatatattgtgaggctacagtggagATCCCAAGCTCTTTAAATaattgtctgcaggatgatcttggatgagctccagcaattattctgattacacgcttttgtgcaatgaacactcttttattcaatgatgagttaccacagaatatgatgccatacgaaagcagagaatgaaaataggcgtggtaagctaatttactgagatgtatatcgccaaaatttgcaatgaccctaatagcttaaatagctgaactcaaacgtttcagaagatcttcagtgtattttttccagttcaacccctcatcaatgcagacacctagaaattttgaatattctcctTAGCTAGGtccaccgatttctgatcgaagtctatacttttcaatggtgtcattccatttactgtgtggaactgtatatgttgtcttttgtcaaagtttaatgagagcccatttgcagagaaccacttaatgattttctgaaaaacatcgtttacatttTCATCAGCTTATTCTTATCTGTtggatgtgatagctatacttgtatcatcggcaaaaagtaccagctttgcatctttttGAATATAGaatggcttgttgtttgtcaagtttccattcgctttgatggtaatgccatcatcctCTACTCTTGGtttccctgtctcccttgtaataatattccaaattgttttgattttgttatcagaggttttAATCTCAGACattatgcacatgcttctggactttttaataacctttcttaatgtagcacagaagtttttataatatttggctgtttctgggtcattacactttcttgttgttagatacagttcactTTAGTGGTTACAAGATAtcttattcctttagtaagccaagattttctacatggtttcttataattagatttaactgctttcttggggaaacagttttcaaattctcttacaagtgtatcatgaaaaaagttatattttaaattagcatcaggttccttgtacacctcatcccagtgtaaTTTCTAATGAttatctctgaaatttctaattgttgagtcattaattgttcAGCAGCCTACCTAGTTAGTTAAAGCCCTAAGTAATATTTGATGGAATAGTATTATCACTCAGAAAAAATTGTTATTATGAAAAGCCTCCTTTAAAATGAACATGTAATTATGGCTAAATTCAAAtggtgttgtttttgtttcttgtaatttatgATTGTTATTTGTAGGCTGAATTTTTTGTTCTGTCTCTCTGTCTGCTTCTTAATTTGACTTGTCCTACATTCAGTATACTATTTAATTATGTAATGAACCAATGGGCAAAataaatgaagtgaaataaagatttaagtgttcatttttgttgttgttgttgtaagccGTATTATTAGTATAAGGAGCATATTGTGCCATATATTTTTCTCCCCTTGATTTCTCTTCCCAGttattaaaatagtttattacGTTATATATACTTGTCGTGTATGTATATATCTAaatgtatttacttattatctaacAGTATAAGTAGTACGTATCATAGTATATTGTGCCGTACTGTCGTATTTtattctgttgctttctctgtCCGATATTAATGTTGTTATCATTTTATGAATAGCTGTGACTTTATTATGCATTTAATTCTATTTACTTTTTAATGTATACTGACGACACCTACATCATGTGTGTGGTCAGTGGTTGGTAACTAAATATGAATGGGTatacaccacagtctaacataacagtcgcgacactagcgctccaagcggcaggtaaggtgaacgtcagacgcgtcgtaagcataatgtttgtttgcatccatttccttcgtaatttccgaattattcgagttattttcttgcctccaagagtttgtttagcatcagaaggcatatatgtttctattaatgattctaaaataagcgcaagtatggacaaaaaccatgaatagagtggcaagctacaacacattcgtgaagaaacacttgtgacattggacagaattgtagcttaccacgttgatatcaaaagaatataaacacacagattcacatgtaagatgcagagacatgtacctctacatgcaaaagcgatcgacagctcgtttatcgttctgtaggcctactgtgtgtgtcattgtcgcctgttgcctcaAGTACGACCttaatctttatattattctaagtgggtcaagcaactgccaaatagtggctgaaatatgctgaaaacattataatgaactgattacattacatttcacgaaaaaccaaatatttgaataattttcaaacaatgtgtctgtaggcactttccttgtcccgtaatagtttCGCTTGATCTGCACAacctgacacttcacacgcttttgtaagacacgaacagctgcacttaatctaaccactttctCGTCAAAGCACGTTGGAGAGCTGAACTGGCCGCTTCTGTCATACGATTGTtctacagctttagattgactgtcgaatctttgtggcagtttcctcttcatcgtcagtagAAGTGGctcatttgggatgtcaaacagtgtgggtactgcattccacacgagtttgttattgtctgcgctCATGAACTGGTTTTCTTCGAAATGTAGcggacaaaacctaatattattatacaggtaaactgggtctttcttcataaagtcttctcgtctgctattaactagccattttctgctcctaaaacgaaacatttatcatttatacacatatagtttgcaagtgaatcctgacgatacaatttagtaacatgatggtatatacctctcaggatccttaggaaacataaaaagagacagctgtggtgtcttcttcctgatgctgctgcaatttattgcgctacaaacgctctcGATGGTAAGaatcattgtataaatcaaaataaacaatcactatttgctttcacgatcgcgccgaactcacagttcaacctaccagccgcttggggcgctgctcgcgctgtaggcaacaaaatcgaggcgaagtgtcgcgactgttatgttagactgtggtatacaCCTTCGACCGCAGATATTGGTCGAAGGTATGCACGAAGACGTGAATGGGTCTGTTGGCAATACTGGGCGAGGGCATTTGTTACAAGCGGAAAGACAATTTTTCGAATTTTGTAGCAGAAAAGAGGGATTGTTAAGTTTAGGTAGGTACTAGGTACTAGGTAGAGAACGTCTTGGAAATGGAGACAGACGTAGGACTGTACGAAGTAGAGCCTAATCGGAATGCTGAAGCTTATCGCAACTTGCAGCAAGAACCTGTTACAGGCATTGCAAAATATTTAGATATCATCGAAATTGCTGAAGGTATGTTTatttcagtggtgtgtgtgtgtgtgtgtgtgtgtgtgtgtgtgtgtgtgttactgatttgtttgtgcTGCAGATGGATCTACGTTACTTGGATGTTCAGAATTAACGGGGCGGTTTTGGTGTGGCTCGCTGTGGTATTTTGAGGATGCAGAACTTACGCCAGATGTGTATAAATGTCTAGCAGGCGTTGATCGTGAGACGGGTGTATGCGATGGGAAGTTCCTGCAAGATAAGTATAAAGTAAGTATTCAGCAGAAGTATTTAATTTTTCGGGAAACGAGTGACATTCACCCATGTTAGGCCGAAGTTTGCACAGTTCTGAGCTTTGGAGGATCTTTTGTTAGGTTTATTGATATATGATGTGGCCTGATTTGTAATACTAAACAATATTGTCAGTGGTTTTTGCATGTACTCAGTAAGTATATATGCTTCTACATTTCAACAAATGttgatttaaaatttcttgtcttagaTTGTTGTTGGCGAAGACTCTGGTGTTATTCAAGTACTCGCCTTGATTGAATCTGAGGATAAAGATTCATTTCATTTTACATGCCTCGGGTCTGCTTGCGAGCATGATGATAGTGTTAGCTCCCTTTCAACATTTAACGATAAGAAGAAGGTTGTTTCAGGAAGTTTTGATTGCAGGTAATATATCTCACATGTTTTGCCACAGTTAATTATAAGAATGCATTATTACTGTgggtaaattttaattttaaaatgtttatcaTATTTAGTATAAAGGTATGGGATATAGAGGCACTAGCTCCAGAACATACGTACAGACCTGCTCACGCACATCATGTGACGTT from Schistocerca nitens isolate TAMUIC-IGC-003100 chromosome 5, iqSchNite1.1, whole genome shotgun sequence includes these protein-coding regions:
- the LOC126259474 gene encoding methylosome protein 50-like, with the protein product METDVGLYEVEPNRNAEAYRNLQQEPVTGIAKYLDIIEIAEDGSTLLGCSELTGRFWCGSLWYFEDAELTPDVYKCLAGVDRETGVCDGKFLQDKYKIVVGEDSGVIQVLALIESEDKDSFHFTCLGSACEHDDSVSSLSTFNDKKKVVSGSFDCSIKVWDIEALAPEHTYRPAHAHHVTLVTTSPMDRCLLASTSLDGTALLWDTRKSQPSSVLLRDIGFTSVDWRPQKSEFVVVGSITGDIFTVDVRHPKQPLDTLTVFSRPVYKLRFSNCHDLLAACAESTEVKVFDFKSNTATEIYSDDRHKDFVRGIAWHQRDTSFYTCGWDKQVFRHIPSEASAEMEVNEVGGDRALS